A part of Bosea sp. (in: a-proteobacteria) genomic DNA contains:
- the rplR gene encoding 50S ribosomal protein L18, with amino-acid sequence MTKLTPTERRKARVRRALKAAANGRPRLSVHRTNKQIYAQIIDDEKGVTLASACSLEGDLKAAIKSGANVEAAAAIGKVIAERAAKAGVTEVVFDRGAYLYHGRVKALAEAAREGGLSF; translated from the coding sequence ATGACGAAACTCACACCCACAGAGCGCCGCAAGGCGCGCGTCCGCCGCGCTCTCAAGGCAGCTGCGAACGGCCGTCCCCGCCTGTCCGTGCACCGCACGAACAAGCAGATCTATGCGCAGATCATCGACGACGAGAAGGGCGTGACGCTGGCGTCCGCTTGCTCGCTCGAGGGCGATCTCAAGGCCGCGATCAAGTCGGGCGCCAATGTCGAGGCCGCTGCCGCCATCGGCAAGGTGATCGCCGAGCGCGCCGCGAAGGCTGGCGTGACCGAGGTCGTGTTCGACCGCGGCGCCTATCTCTATCATGGCCGCGTCAAGGCGCTGGCCGAGGCC
- the rplF gene encoding 50S ribosomal protein L6: protein MSRVGKKPVAVPTGVTASVSGQNVKVRGAKGELSFSAPEEVAVAMENNVITVTPKGNDNRSRAMWGMSRAQVQNLMVGVSQGFEKKLEITGVGYRAAVQGKVLKLSLGYSHDIDYEIPAGIAIATPKPTEIVVTGIDKQVVGQTAAEIRDYRGPEPYKGKGVKYAGEFIFRKEGKKK from the coding sequence ATGTCTCGCGTAGGAAAGAAGCCCGTCGCGGTGCCCACAGGCGTCACTGCCTCGGTCAGCGGCCAGAACGTCAAGGTCAGGGGCGCGAAGGGTGAGCTGTCTTTCAGCGCGCCCGAGGAGGTCGCCGTGGCCATGGAGAACAACGTCATCACTGTGACGCCGAAGGGCAACGACAATCGCTCCCGCGCCATGTGGGGCATGTCGCGCGCCCAGGTGCAGAACCTGATGGTCGGCGTATCCCAGGGCTTTGAGAAGAAGCTCGAGATCACCGGCGTGGGCTACAGGGCGGCTGTGCAGGGCAAGGTGCTCAAACTGTCGCTCGGCTATTCTCATGACATCGACTACGAAATTCCGGCCGGCATCGCCATTGCGACGCCCAAACCGACTGAAATCGTGGTGACCGGCATCGACAAGCAGGTTGTCGGCCAGACCGCAGCCGAAATTCGCGACTATCGCGGCCCCGAGCCCTACAAGGGCAAGGGCGTCAAGTATGCCGGCGAATTCATCTTCCGCAAGGAAGGCAAGAAGAAGTAA
- the rpsH gene encoding 30S ribosomal protein S8 → MTIIDPLGDMLTRIRNAQMRRKSRVSTPGSKLRARVLDVLKSEGYIRGYASTEHSDGRSEFDIELKYYEGQPVIRSIERVSKPGRRVYASVDTMPRVADGLGVTIISTPKGVMADHAAREMNVGGEVLCKIF, encoded by the coding sequence ATGACGATCATTGATCCGTTGGGCGACATGCTCACCCGCATCCGTAACGCGCAGATGCGCCGCAAGTCCCGTGTCTCAACGCCGGGCTCCAAGCTGCGGGCGCGCGTTCTCGACGTGCTTAAGTCCGAAGGTTACATCCGCGGCTATGCCTCCACGGAGCATAGCGACGGACGCTCGGAGTTCGACATCGAGCTCAAGTATTACGAAGGGCAGCCGGTCATCCGCTCCATCGAGCGCGTGTCCAAGCCCGGCCGCCGCGTTTATGCGTCGGTCGACACCATGCCGCGCGTGGCTGATGGCCTCGGCGTGACGATCATCTCCACGCCGAAGGGCGTGATGGCGGATCATGCCGCCCGCGAGATGAACGTCGGCGGCGAAGTGCTCTGCAAGATCTTCTGA
- the rpsN gene encoding 30S ribosomal protein S14 — protein sequence MAKKSSIETNKRRQKLVKKFAGRRERLLNVANDEGKPMDERFEARLKLAALPRNGSKTRVRNRCEVSGRPRAVYRKLKMSRIAMRELGNKGLVPGLVKSSW from the coding sequence ATGGCCAAAAAGAGCTCCATCGAAACCAACAAGCGTCGTCAGAAGCTTGTCAAGAAATTCGCCGGCCGGCGTGAGCGTCTGCTCAACGTCGCCAATGATGAAGGCAAGCCCATGGACGAGCGCTTCGAAGCTCGCCTCAAGCTCGCGGCGCTGCCGCGCAATGGCTCCAAGACCCGCGTGCGCAATCGCTGCGAGGTGTCGGGCCGTCCGCGCGCGGTCTATCGCAAGCTCAAGATGAGCCGCATCGCCATGCGCGAACTGGGCAACAAGGGCCTGGTTCCCGGCCTGGTCAAGTCGAGCTGGTGA
- the rplE gene encoding 50S ribosomal protein L5 has protein sequence MAEAAYTPRMRKHYEDVVRPAMIEQFGYKNALEVPMITKVVLNMGVGEGTADRKKVDTAAADLALIAGQRPVVTKARNAIAGFKLRENLAIGAKVTLRKQRMYEFVDRLVTIALPRVRDFRGLNPKSFDGAGNFALGIKEHIVFPEIAYDKVDQVWGMDVIVCTTAKTDDEARALLKLFNFPFRQ, from the coding sequence ATGGCTGAGGCTGCCTACACTCCGCGGATGCGGAAGCACTACGAGGACGTGGTGCGTCCCGCCATGATCGAGCAGTTCGGTTACAAGAACGCGCTCGAAGTGCCGATGATCACCAAGGTCGTGCTCAACATGGGCGTGGGCGAGGGCACTGCCGACCGCAAGAAGGTCGACACTGCCGCTGCGGACCTTGCACTCATCGCCGGCCAGCGTCCTGTCGTGACCAAGGCCCGCAACGCGATCGCCGGCTTCAAGCTGCGCGAGAACCTTGCGATCGGCGCCAAGGTCACGCTGCGCAAGCAGCGCATGTACGAGTTCGTGGACCGTCTGGTCACCATTGCGCTCCCGCGCGTGCGTGACTTCCGTGGCCTGAACCCGAAGTCTTTTGATGGCGCGGGCAACTTCGCCCTCGGCATCAAGGAGCACATCGTTTTTCCCGAGATCGCCTATGACAAGGTCGATCAGGTGTGGGGCATGGATGTGATCGTTTGCACGACCGCCAAGACGGATGACGAGGCGCGCGCGCTTCTGAAGCTGTTCAACTTCCCGTTCCGGCAGTGA
- the rplX gene encoding 50S ribosomal protein L24 yields MAAKIKKGDKVVVITGRDKGKSGEVLSVSPTEGRAVVRGVNLVKRHTKATMQSEGGIISKEAAIQLSNLQIADPKDGKPSRVGFKILDDGRKVRFAKRSGDLIDG; encoded by the coding sequence ATGGCCGCGAAAATCAAGAAGGGCGACAAGGTTGTCGTCATCACCGGCCGTGACAAGGGCAAGTCGGGCGAAGTCCTGAGCGTCAGCCCGACCGAGGGCCGCGCCGTCGTTCGCGGCGTCAACCTTGTCAAGCGTCACACCAAAGCCACCATGCAGTCTGAAGGCGGCATCATCTCGAAGGAGGCGGCTATCCAGCTGTCAAACCTTCAGATCGCCGACCCGAAGGACGGAAAGCCGTCCCGCGTGGGCTTCAAGATTCTGGACGACGGCCGCAAGGTCCGGTTCGCCAAGCGTTCGGGAGATCTGATCGATGGCTGA
- the rplN gene encoding 50S ribosomal protein L14, whose translation MIQVQTNLEVADNSGARRVMCIKVLGGSKRRYAGVGDIIVVSIKEAIPRGRVKKGDVMKAVVVRTAKDVQRVDGSVIRFDKNAAVLINNQKEPIGTRIFGPVPRELRGKNHMKIISLAPEVL comes from the coding sequence ATGATCCAGGTGCAAACCAATCTCGAGGTCGCCGACAATTCGGGCGCCCGTCGGGTTATGTGCATCAAGGTCCTCGGCGGCTCCAAGCGTCGTTACGCTGGCGTCGGCGACATTATCGTCGTTTCCATCAAGGAAGCGATTCCGCGTGGACGCGTTAAGAAGGGCGACGTCATGAAGGCGGTGGTCGTTCGCACCGCCAAGGACGTTCAACGCGTGGATGGCTCTGTCATCCGCTTCGACAAGAATGCCGCCGTTCTGATCAACAATCAGAAGGAGCCGATCGGCACCCGCATCTTCGGGCCCGTTCCGCGCGAGCTCCGCGGCAAGAACCACATGAAGATCATCTCGCTGGCGCCGGAGGTGCTCTGA
- the rpsQ gene encoding 30S ribosomal protein S17, with protein MPKRILQGVVVSDKQEKTLVVKVERRFTHPLLKKTVRRTKNYHAHDETNRFKAGDLVWIEESAPISKLKRWVVLENAP; from the coding sequence ATGCCAAAGCGTATCCTCCAGGGCGTCGTCGTCAGCGACAAGCAGGAAAAGACCTTGGTCGTTAAGGTCGAGCGCCGATTCACCCATCCTCTTCTGAAGAAGACGGTGCGGCGCACGAAGAACTACCATGCGCACGATGAAACCAACCGCTTCAAGGCGGGCGATCTGGTCTGGATTGAGGAATCCGCACCGATCTCCAAGCTGAAGCGCTGGGTCGTGCTGGAGAACGCGCCGTAA
- the rpmC gene encoding 50S ribosomal protein L29 translates to MKSTQRLSDLKVMSADQLQDELLKLKKEQFNLRFQKATGQMENTSRVTEVRRDIARVKTLARQKAGSAPAAAKA, encoded by the coding sequence ATGAAGAGCACTCAGCGCCTGTCCGACCTCAAGGTGATGTCGGCCGACCAGTTGCAGGACGAACTCCTGAAGCTGAAGAAGGAACAGTTCAACCTGCGCTTCCAGAAGGCCACCGGCCAGATGGAGAACACGTCGCGCGTCACCGAGGTCCGCAGGGACATCGCCCGCGTGAAGACGCTGGCCCGTCAGAAGGCCGGCTCCGCGCCTGCCGCTGCCAAGGCCTGA
- the rplP gene encoding 50S ribosomal protein L16 has translation MLQPKKTNFRKQFKGRISGVAKGGTELNFGQFGLKALEPERVTARQIEAARRAITRAMKRAGRVWIRVFPDVPVSKKPTEVRMGKGKGAPEFWACRVKPGRIMFEVEGVNEETAREAFRLGAAKLPIKTRFIQRIAE, from the coding sequence ATGCTTCAACCTAAGAAAACGAATTTCCGCAAGCAGTTCAAGGGGCGTATTTCCGGCGTCGCCAAGGGCGGCACGGAACTCAACTTTGGCCAGTTCGGGCTCAAGGCCCTCGAGCCGGAGCGCGTCACCGCTCGGCAGATCGAGGCGGCTCGCCGTGCTATCACACGCGCCATGAAGCGCGCGGGCCGTGTCTGGATCCGCGTGTTCCCGGACGTGCCGGTTTCGAAGAAGCCCACTGAGGTGCGCATGGGCAAGGGCAAGGGGGCTCCCGAATTCTGGGCCTGCCGCGTCAAGCCTGGCCGCATCATGTTCGAGGTGGAAGGCGTGAACGAGGAAACGGCGCGCGAAGCGTTCCGCCTCGGCGCCGCCAAGCTTCCGATCAAGACGCGCTTCATTCAGCGCATCGCCGAGTAA
- the rpsC gene encoding 30S ribosomal protein S3, with protein sequence MGQKVNPIGLRLGINRTWDSRWFAQGAEYGKLLHEDFAIRAELMKVLKQAAVSKIIIERPHKKCRVTILSARPGVVIGKKGADIEKLRKVVLKMTRADVSINIVEVRKPEVDSTLVADSIAQQLERRVAFRRAMKRAVQSAMRLGAEGIRINCAGRLGGAEIARQEWYREGRVPLHTMRADIDYGVATAFTTYGTCGIKVWIFKGEVLEHDPMAQDKRMNEEASRPSSGGDRRREREQA encoded by the coding sequence ATGGGTCAGAAAGTCAATCCGATCGGTCTGCGCCTCGGCATCAACCGCACCTGGGACTCGCGCTGGTTCGCGCAGGGCGCCGAGTACGGCAAGCTTCTGCACGAGGATTTCGCGATCCGTGCCGAGCTGATGAAGGTCCTCAAACAGGCCGCCGTTTCCAAGATCATAATCGAGCGCCCGCACAAGAAATGCCGGGTCACCATCCTCTCGGCTCGTCCGGGCGTTGTCATCGGCAAGAAGGGCGCCGACATCGAGAAGTTGCGCAAGGTCGTGTTGAAGATGACCAGGGCGGACGTCTCGATCAACATCGTCGAGGTGCGCAAGCCTGAAGTCGACTCCACGCTTGTGGCCGATTCGATCGCCCAGCAACTCGAACGCCGCGTTGCGTTCCGCCGCGCCATGAAGCGCGCTGTGCAGTCCGCCATGCGTCTTGGCGCCGAAGGAATCCGCATCAACTGTGCGGGCCGTCTCGGCGGTGCTGAAATCGCGCGGCAGGAGTGGTATCGCGAAGGCCGGGTGCCGCTGCACACGATGCGCGCCGACATCGACTATGGCGTCGCGACCGCGTTCACGACTTATGGCACGTGCGGCATCAAGGTCTGGATCTTCAAGGGCGAGGTCCTTGAGCACGATCCGATGGCGCAGGACAAGCGCATGAATGAAGAGGCTTCCCGTCCGTCGAGCGGTGGCGATCGTCGCCGCGAACGCGAACAGGCCTGA
- the rplV gene encoding 50S ribosomal protein L22 has product MSKAATPRALSDKEAQAVARNLRISPQKLNLVAGLIRGKRVSTALADLEFSRKRIALDVRKCLQSAIANAENNHSLDVDDLVVAHAHVGKGLVMKRFHARARGRGARILKPFAHITIVVRETSEAKA; this is encoded by the coding sequence ATGAGTAAGGCTGCCACTCCACGCGCGCTGAGCGACAAGGAAGCACAGGCCGTTGCGCGCAATCTGCGCATCAGCCCACAGAAGCTCAATCTTGTTGCCGGTCTCATCCGCGGAAAAAGGGTCTCGACCGCGTTGGCCGACCTTGAGTTCTCGCGCAAGCGCATTGCTCTCGATGTCCGCAAGTGCCTGCAGAGCGCGATCGCCAATGCAGAGAACAACCATTCGCTGGACGTAGACGACCTGGTCGTCGCCCACGCCCATGTCGGCAAGGGCCTCGTGATGAAGCGTTTCCATGCCCGCGCCCGCGGTCGTGGCGCTCGTATCCTGAAGCCTTTCGCTCACATCACGATTGTTGTGCGCGAAACGTCCGAAGCGAAGGCCTGA
- the rpsS gene encoding 30S ribosomal protein S19, producing MARSVWKGPFVDGYLLKKAEAARNSSRSEVVKIWSRRSTILPQFVGLTFGVYNGQKHIPVTVTEEMVGQKFGEYSPTRTFYGHAADKKAKRK from the coding sequence ATGGCTCGTTCTGTTTGGAAAGGTCCGTTCGTAGACGGATACCTTCTGAAGAAGGCCGAAGCTGCTCGCAATTCGAGCCGCTCGGAAGTCGTCAAGATCTGGAGCCGTCGCTCCACGATCCTGCCGCAGTTCGTCGGACTTACGTTCGGCGTCTACAACGGCCAGAAGCACATCCCGGTTACGGTGACCGAAGAAATGGTGGGGCAGAAGTTCGGCGAGTACTCGCCGACCCGCACCTTCTACGGCCATGCCGCGGACAAAAAAGCGAAGAGGAAGTGA
- the rplB gene encoding 50S ribosomal protein L2 has product MALKLYKPTTPSMRQLVLVDRSELYKGKPVKTLTEGKSSSGGRNNLGRVTVRFRGGGHKRSLRLVDFKRRSHLGMSAVVDRIEYDPNRTAFIALIRYEDGTLSYILAPQRLAVGDTVVAADSADVKPGNAMPIGSIPVGTIVHNVELKIGKGGAIARSAGNYAQIVGRDSGNVILRLNSGEQRLVNGLCFATVGAVSNPDHMNISLGKAGRNRWLGKRPHNRGVAMNPVDHPHGGGEGRTSGGRHPVTPWGKPTKGKKTRVNKRTDTFIVASRHARKKKG; this is encoded by the coding sequence ATGGCACTCAAGCTTTACAAGCCGACAACGCCCAGCATGCGCCAGCTCGTGCTGGTGGACCGCAGCGAGCTCTACAAGGGCAAGCCGGTGAAGACGCTGACCGAGGGCAAGTCGTCCTCGGGCGGGCGCAACAACCTCGGCCGCGTCACGGTGCGGTTCCGCGGTGGCGGCCACAAGCGCTCGCTGCGCCTTGTGGACTTCAAGCGTCGGTCGCATCTGGGCATGTCGGCCGTGGTTGACAGGATCGAATACGATCCGAACCGCACAGCCTTCATCGCGCTGATCAGGTATGAGGACGGCACGCTGTCCTACATCCTGGCGCCGCAGCGCCTGGCGGTCGGCGACACGGTTGTCGCTGCCGACAGCGCCGACGTGAAGCCCGGCAATGCGATGCCGATCGGCAGCATCCCTGTTGGCACGATCGTGCACAATGTGGAGCTGAAGATCGGGAAGGGCGGTGCGATCGCTCGCTCGGCCGGCAACTATGCTCAGATCGTGGGCCGCGACAGCGGCAATGTCATCCTGCGTCTCAATTCGGGGGAGCAGCGTTTGGTCAACGGCCTGTGCTTCGCCACCGTCGGTGCGGTGTCCAACCCGGACCACATGAATATCTCGCTCGGCAAGGCTGGCCGCAATCGCTGGCTCGGCAAGCGTCCGCACAATCGTGGCGTTGCGATGAACCCGGTCGACCACCCGCACGGCGGCGGCGAAGGCCGCACCTCGGGCGGTCGTCACCCGGTCACGCCGTGGGGCAAGCCGACCAAGGGCAAGAAGACGCGCGTCAACAAGCGCACCGACACATTCATCGTGGCGTCCCGCCACGCCCGCAAGAAGAAGGGCTGA
- a CDS encoding 50S ribosomal protein L23, with protein MSMDPRHYDVIVAPVITEKATILSEQNKVVFKVRKDATKPQIKAAVEKLFDVKVRAVNTILTEGKMKVFKGRLGQRSDVKKAIVTLEEGQKIDVTTGL; from the coding sequence ATGAGCATGGACCCGCGCCATTACGACGTGATCGTCGCTCCGGTGATCACGGAAAAGGCAACCATTCTGTCCGAACAGAACAAGGTCGTCTTCAAGGTTCGCAAGGACGCGACGAAGCCGCAGATCAAGGCTGCGGTCGAGAAGCTGTTCGATGTCAAGGTGAGGGCCGTGAACACGATCCTGACCGAAGGCAAAATGAAGGTGTTCAAAGGCCGGCTCGGCCAGCGCTCCGACGTCAAGAAAGCGATCGTCACCCTCGAAGAGGGCCAGAAGATCGACGTGACGACGGGTCTCTGA
- the rplD gene encoding 50S ribosomal protein L4 encodes MKLDVTTLDGASAGSVDLSDAIFGLEPRVDLIHRVVRYQLAKRQAGTHATLLRSEINRTKKKLYKQKGTGGARHGAASAPQFRGGGRAFGPVQRSHAHDLQKKVRALGLKHALSAKARDASIIVVDDVKLSEPKTKALRGQFEKLGLANVLIIGGAEIDRNFGLAARSIANVDVLPVQGINVYDIMRREKLVLTKSAVDALEARFK; translated from the coding sequence ATGAAACTTGATGTGACGACTCTCGACGGCGCTTCTGCCGGTTCGGTTGATCTGTCCGATGCGATCTTCGGTCTCGAGCCGCGCGTCGATCTGATCCACCGCGTGGTGCGCTATCAGCTCGCCAAGCGGCAGGCCGGAACGCACGCCACCCTTCTACGCAGCGAGATCAATCGCACCAAGAAGAAGCTGTACAAGCAGAAGGGCACTGGCGGCGCACGTCATGGCGCGGCTTCGGCTCCGCAGTTCCGCGGCGGCGGCCGGGCGTTCGGCCCTGTGCAGCGTTCCCACGCTCATGACCTGCAGAAGAAGGTTCGCGCTCTCGGGCTCAAGCATGCGCTCTCGGCCAAGGCGAGGGATGCCTCGATCATCGTCGTCGACGATGTGAAGCTGTCCGAGCCCAAGACCAAGGCGCTGCGCGGCCAGTTCGAGAAGCTCGGCCTCGCCAACGTGCTGATCATCGGCGGCGCCGAGATCGACCGCAATTTCGGCCTGGCCGCCCGTTCCATCGCGAACGTGGACGTCCTGCCGGTGCAGGGCATCAACGTGTATGACATCATGCGCCGCGAGAAGCTCGTCCTGACCAAATCGGCCGTCGATGCGCTGGAGGCGCGCTTCAAATGA
- the rplC gene encoding 50S ribosomal protein L3 → MRSGVIAQKVGMTRVYNDAGENIPVTVLKVDNCQVVAHRTVETNGYVALQIGVGKARVKNVSKAERARFAVAQVEPKKKLAEFRVDDAGLIPVGAEITADHFVPGQFVDVTGTTTGKGFAGGMKRWNFGGLRATHGVSVSHRSIGSTGGRQDPGKTFKNKKMPGHMGAETVTTQNLKVVSTDAGRGLILVQGAVPGVNGGWIRVRDAVKRALPKDAPVPGKFKINDGAPAAEAVEGQ, encoded by the coding sequence ATGAGGTCTGGTGTTATTGCCCAGAAGGTCGGGATGACCCGCGTCTATAACGACGCCGGCGAGAACATTCCCGTCACGGTTCTGAAAGTCGACAATTGCCAGGTTGTCGCTCACCGCACGGTGGAAACCAACGGTTACGTCGCGCTGCAGATCGGCGTCGGCAAGGCCAGGGTCAAGAACGTGTCCAAGGCCGAACGTGCGCGCTTCGCTGTTGCGCAGGTTGAGCCGAAGAAGAAGCTTGCCGAGTTTCGCGTCGATGATGCGGGCCTCATCCCGGTCGGCGCCGAAATCACGGCCGATCACTTCGTTCCGGGCCAGTTCGTGGACGTGACCGGGACGACGACCGGCAAGGGCTTCGCTGGCGGCATGAAACGCTGGAACTTCGGCGGTCTTCGCGCCACCCACGGCGTGTCTGTGTCGCACCGCTCGATTGGTTCAACCGGTGGTCGTCAGGACCCCGGCAAGACGTTCAAGAACAAGAAGATGCCCGGCCACATGGGCGCCGAAACCGTCACCACGCAGAACCTCAAGGTGGTGTCGACTGACGCCGGTCGGGGCCTGATTCTGGTGCAGGGCGCGGTGCCTGGCGTGAATGGCGGTTGGATCCGGGTGCGTGACGCCGTGAAGCGCGCGCTTCCGAAGGATGCTCCGGTTCCTGGCAAGTTCAAGATCAACGACGGCGCTCCGGCGGCCGAAGCGGTGGAGGGTCAGTGA
- the rpsJ gene encoding 30S ribosomal protein S10: MSGQNIRIRLKAFDHRILDASTREIVSTAKRTGAQVRGPIPLPTLIERFTVNRSPHVDKKSREQFEMRTHKRVLDIVDPTPQTVDALMKLDLAAGVDVEIKL; encoded by the coding sequence ATGTCTGGTCAGAACATCCGCATTCGCCTGAAGGCGTTTGACCATCGCATCCTGGATGCCTCGACGCGGGAGATCGTGTCGACGGCAAAGCGGACCGGTGCTCAGGTACGCGGGCCCATCCCGCTGCCGACGCTGATCGAGCGTTTCACGGTGAACCGTTCGCCGCACGTCGACAAGAAGTCGCGCGAGCAGTTCGAAATGCGCACGCACAAGCGGGTGCTTGATATCGTCGACCCCACTCCGCAGACCGTGGACGCGCTGATGAAGCTCGACCTCGCCGCCGGCGTGGACGTCGAGATCAAGCTCTGA
- the tuf gene encoding elongation factor Tu — protein MAKEKFQRNKPHCNIGTIGHVDHGKTSLTAAITKILAETGGATFTAYDQIDKAPEEKARGITISTAHVEYETKNRHYAHVDCPGHADYVKNMITGAAQMDGAILVVSSADGPMPQTREHILLARQVGVPALVVFMNKVDLVDDAELIELVEMEVRELLSKYDFPGDDIPITKGSAKAALDDVNPEIGRNAILKLMETVDAYIPQPERPIDQPFLMPVEDVFSISGRGTVVTGRVERGIVKVGEEIEIVGLKDTVKTTVTGVEMFRKLLDQGQAGDNIGALLRGTKREDVERGQVLCKPGSVKPHTKFKAEAYILTKDEGGRHTPFFTNYRPQFYFRTTDVTGVVTLPEGVEMVMPGDNIAMEVTLIVPIAMEEKLRFAIREGGRTVGAGVVASIIA, from the coding sequence ATGGCCAAGGAAAAATTCCAGCGGAACAAGCCGCACTGCAACATAGGAACCATCGGTCACGTCGACCATGGCAAGACCTCGCTGACGGCCGCCATCACGAAGATCCTGGCGGAAACCGGTGGCGCCACCTTCACCGCCTACGACCAGATCGACAAGGCGCCTGAAGAAAAGGCCCGCGGCATCACGATCTCGACCGCCCACGTCGAGTACGAGACCAAGAACCGGCATTACGCCCACGTGGATTGCCCCGGCCACGCCGACTATGTGAAGAACATGATCACAGGCGCCGCGCAGATGGACGGCGCGATCCTGGTCGTGTCATCCGCCGACGGCCCGATGCCGCAGACCCGTGAGCACATCCTGCTCGCCCGTCAGGTCGGCGTTCCCGCCCTGGTGGTGTTCATGAACAAGGTTGACCTTGTCGACGACGCCGAGCTCATCGAACTGGTCGAAATGGAAGTGCGCGAGCTGCTTTCCAAGTACGACTTCCCCGGCGACGACATTCCGATCACCAAGGGTTCGGCCAAGGCCGCGCTTGACGACGTCAATCCCGAGATTGGCCGCAACGCCATCCTCAAGCTGATGGAAACCGTCGACGCCTACATCCCGCAGCCCGAGCGCCCGATCGACCAGCCTTTCCTGATGCCGGTCGAAGACGTGTTCTCGATTTCCGGCCGCGGCACCGTGGTGACCGGCCGCGTCGAACGCGGCATCGTCAAGGTCGGCGAGGAAATCGAGATCGTCGGCCTCAAGGATACCGTGAAGACCACCGTCACGGGCGTCGAAATGTTCCGCAAGCTGCTCGATCAGGGCCAGGCTGGCGACAACATCGGCGCGCTGCTGCGCGGCACCAAGCGCGAGGACGTCGAGCGCGGCCAGGTGCTGTGCAAGCCCGGCTCCGTGAAGCCGCACACGAAGTTCAAGGCCGAAGCCTATATCCTCACCAAGGATGAAGGCGGTCGCCACACCCCGTTCTTCACGAACTATCGCCCGCAGTTCTACTTCCGCACCACGGACGTGACCGGTGTCGTGACACTTCCCGAAGGTGTCGAGATGGTCATGCCCGGTGACAACATCGCCATGGAAGTGACGCTGATCGTGCCGATCGCCATGGAAGAGAAGCTCCGTTTCGCGATCCGCGAGGGTGGCCGCACTGTCGGCGCCGGCGTCGTCGCAAGCATCATCGCCTAA